In Pongo abelii isolate AG06213 chromosome X, NHGRI_mPonAbe1-v2.0_pri, whole genome shotgun sequence, one DNA window encodes the following:
- the LOC100452705 gene encoding hsc70-interacting protein-like gives MDLKVLILGGHAEPAPGPGTGPQPPSFAHHFPTMDPRKVNELRAFVKMCKQDPSVLHTEEMRFLREWVESMGGKVPPATKKAKSEENTKEEKPDSKKVEEDLKADEPSSEESDLEIDKEGVIEPDTHAPQEMGDENAEITEEMMDQANDKKVAAIEALNDGELQKAIDLFTDAIKLNPRLAILYAKRASAFIKLQKPNAAIRDSDRAIEINPDSALPYNWRGKAHRLLGHWEEAAHDLALACKLDYDEDASAMLKEVQPRAQKTAEHRRKYERKHEEREIKDRIERVKKAQEEHERAPREEEARQQSGAQYGSFPGGFPGGMPGNFPGGMPGMGGGMPGMAGMPGLNKILSDPEVLAAMQDPEVMVAFQDVAQNPANMSKYQSNPKVMNLISKLSAKFGGQA, from the coding sequence ATGGACTTAAAAGTTCTCATTTTGGGCGGTCACGCCGAGCCAGCGCCTGGGCCTGGAACCGGGCCGCAGCCCCCCAGTTTCGCCCACCACTTCCCTACCATGGACCCCCGCAAAGTGAACGAGCTTCGGGCCTTTGTGAAAATGTGTAAGCAGGATCCGAGCGTTCTGCACACCGAGGAAATGCGCTTCCTGAGGGAGTGGGTGGAGAGCATGGGAGGTAAAGTACCACCTGCTACAAAGAAAgctaaatcagaagaaaataccaAGGAAGAAAAACCTGATAGTAAGAAGGTGGAGGAAGACTTAAAGGCAGACGAACCGTCAAGTGAGGAAAGTGATCTAGAAATTGATAAAGAAGGTGTGATTGAACCAGACACTCATGCTCCTCAAGAAATGGGAGATGAAAATGCAGAGATAACGGAGGAGATGATGGATCAGGCAAATGATAAAAAAGTGGCTGCTATTGAAGCCCTAAATGATGGTGAACTCCAGAAAGCCATTGACTTATTCACAGATGCCATCAAGCTGAATCCTCGCTTGGCCATTTTGTATGCCAAGAGGGCCAGTGCCTTCATCAAATTACAGAAGCCAAATGCTGCCATCCGAGACAGTGACAGAGCCATTGAAATAAATCCTGATTCAGCTCTGCCTTACAACTGGCGGGGGAAAGCACACAGACTTCTAGGCCACTGGGAAGAAGCAGCCCATGATCTTGCCCTTGCCTGTAAATTGGATTATGATGAAGATGCTAGTGCAATGCTGAAAGAAGTTCAACCTAGGGCACAGAAAACTGCAGAACATCGGAGAAAGTATGAGCGAAAACATGAAGAGCGAGAGATCAAAGACAGAATAGAACGAGTTAAGAAGGCTCAAGAAGAGCATGAGAGAGCCCCGAGGGAGGAAGAAGCCAGACAACAGTCAGGAGCTCAGTATGGCTCTTTTCCAGGTGGCTTTCCTGGGGGAATGCCTGGTAATTTTCCCGGAGGAATGCCTGGAATGGGAGGGGGCATGCCTGGAATGGCCGGAATGCCTGGACTCAATAAAATTCTTAGTGATCCAGAGGTTCTTGCAGCCATGCAGGATCCAGAAGTTATGGTGGCTTTCCAGGATGTGGCTCAGAACCCAGCAAATATGTCAAAATACCAGAGCAACCCAAAGGTTATGAATCTCATCAGTAAATTGTCAGCCAAATTTGGAGGTCAAGCGTAA